One Malania oleifera isolate guangnan ecotype guangnan chromosome 9, ASM2987363v1, whole genome shotgun sequence DNA segment encodes these proteins:
- the LOC131164290 gene encoding uncharacterized protein LOC131164290, which produces MTPFQSERKAPMGVRHIEINGMKLAILESDDVYDSVTGRPLTGSWLWDSALVLSRWMASHGQAEFSLQGKTVLELGAGLGLPGLTAALLGARRVLLTDVGSLLPGLERNVEANGLGDRVEVQELVWGSDESMGRLGEFGDFDVVLMSDVFFDAAEMAALAKTLRWACGRETRCWAASEVREWTWVCLNELVTEGFRLTELPSLSGQDVFAVYHIFPPSIS; this is translated from the coding sequence ATGACACCGTTTCAGTCGGAACGCAAAGCTCCAATGGGCGTACGGCACATAGAAATTAACGGTATGAAGCTGGCGATTCTCGAAAGCGACGACGTCTACGACTCGGTTACCGGTCGTCCACTCACCGGGTCATGGCTGTGGGACTCGGCCCTCGTCCTGTCTCGCTGGATGGCGAGTCACGGCCAGGCAGAGTTCAGCCTGCAAGGCAAAACCGTCCTCGAGCTCGGCGCCGGACTCGGACTTCCTGGGCTGACTGCCGCCCTACTCGGCGCCCGCCGAGTCTTGCTCACCGACGTCGGGTCGCTGCTCCCGGGGCTGGAGAGGAACGTGGAGGCGAACGGACTCGGGGACCGAGTCGAGGTGCAGGAGCTGGTGTGGGGATCGGACGAGTCGATGGGTCGACTCGGCGAGTTTGGAGACTTCGACGTGGTTCTGATGTCGGACGTGTTCTTCGACGCGGCGGAGATGGCGGCGCTGGCGAAGACGCTGAGGTGGGCGTGCGGGAGGGAGACTAGGTGTTGGGCGGCGAGTGAGGTTCGGGAGTGGACGTGGGTATGCCTGAACGAGTTGGTGACCGAAGGTTTCCGACTCACTGAGTTACCGAGTCTCTCTGGTCAGGATGTGTTTGCGGTTTATCACATATTCCCACCGTCCATATCCTAG